agtgtccagctcagccctgcaacctaacctagcctaacctTCCATTAAGAATGGTCTAAATAAAACCAACTTTAAGAAAACTTTATACtcggtgtgatcaattggcgccggttggttgagcgaaggagcgactggcgcgccttccgtttagacggttaagcgccaattaaataagtaagttttactattactattaatatttagttttaagCTTGCTCATGAGTAacttatatatttcttgtataTTTAACTGTTGTGCTATAAAAGATCATTTATCGATCTTATTGCACTAAtacattgttttaaataaattgaaagtgAAATAAGTTGATTTTACGTCAAGGGTTTTGATACCGAGTCGAAAGCATTTCATCCCCAAAAATCTTGTTGCACTATCTCTTCTTTACTATTTACAAGTAATTATGTATGCACTTACCTTGCCATCATCAAAAGCGCCTGACAATTCTGTTGTTATATCTGTATCTACTGCTGCCGTAGTACCAACATCCGCCTTCTGTACATAATTTGACGGGAACATACCTGTACGTGCGCCAATTGTACCCGTCCACCAATCGCCTTCTTTCTTAATAACCATTACCATTTCACCAGCATTGAAGCTAAGATCGCCTACTTCAGATGACTGATATGGGTATGCGGCAATATAGTATTCAACTTCACCATTGTGTGCGTCCGCAGCGAGACTAaaagcaatttaaaaataaaagagtaaAATATTTTCCAAACACTGTACTTGAAAACCATTTACATCTGGCTGTTATCATTATAAGGATATACTGCCGCATAATCACTTATTTCTGCATCTGTACCTGCAACCGATGCTGTAATGGCGCTGGTATCCGCTGTAGCAGTTGCATATTCATCTTCCATTTTCTCCACATACGTTTCTGGGAACCAGCCCGTATGTCCATTTATTTCACCAGCCAACCAACCTGGCTCAGCATTTTGTTCTAACGGCACCAATATAATATCACCAGGCACGAATGTTATTTCATCTTGGTTACGTGCTGTAAATTCATATACAGCACGATATTTAACAAAACCTTCAGGTGCGGGACCTGCCATATCTACAGCTGCAGTAGTAGCTGTTGTGTCTGTTAGTGCGCTTGAATCATTAGAGAGAGCATATTGATCGACACTAGTGCCCCAAGCACTTGATCCTGAATCCCATGCGGATGTCGTTGACGAAACGTTGTCAttctttttattatatttcaaCTCAAGAACTTGAGTCCGTTGCGTATCATAGTCCGCATAAAGTTCTTCACATTTAGTTATTAATGCTGAAAGTTCAGCCTTCACCTCGGTCACTTGTACATCATTTGAATTAATGTCTTCTTTTTTGGAATCGATTTCTTTGCGTATATTTTCGACTTTGTCTTTTAATTGCTTTATGATTAGCTGCAAATAAATTTAGGACAAGCATTAGACGAAagttttttcttttgatttactTTGCTCTTACCTGCTTATTAGCAAAAGCAGCATTCAATTGCTCTTGTTGTGCAGCATCGGTTAAGGCTCCACTCTTACTCTTTACATCCCATTTGGCGCGCTCTTGTGTTAGCTGTAGTAATTTAGCATTTTGCTCTTTGATACGCGCTTTAAGATGTGACATATCGGCCATCGATGTATCCCTCTGAGAGCGCATACCATCAATTATGGTTTTTACATTAGTCACACCAGCGCGTGTATCGCAAATCTTTTGAGACAAATCTTTAATCTGAAATCAGGTATACATTGAACGAACAAATTTACGAGTTTCTAATATATCTTTGTTTACCTTCTCATTCAATGTGCTCAACTCTACATTGAGCTGTGTGTTGTGCGCTTTCTGTTTTAATACACGTTCTTGTTCACGTTGCTTTTGAGCATTCATTTCCGCTATGCGTGCTTGTTCCCACTCCATTTGCCGCTGCTTTTCCAGCTCTCTGCGTTTAAAATTCACACAAATTATTAGATTTCATGTTTTATATCTTTAACTCACTTTCTGGCTGCCTCCTTAGCTTCAAGTTCACGTTTTCGTTGTTCTTCTTTTTCCATTTCCAGTTCGCGTTGCTTCTGTAATTGTCGTTCCAACTCTTCCTGTTGTTTTCGTTCAGCCTCAAGGCGTGCCTTCTCGCGTTTTTCTGCCTCCTCGCGCTCTTTGCGTTCACGTTCTTCTTTCTCTTTGCGTTGCTGATCTTGTAATAATTTACGCCTTCGATCCAATTCTGCTTGACCCTTATCAAAGTTCTCTTTACGTTTATCTTCAAATGTAgctgcaaaataaaataaaatatttgttattaAGGAGtatattcttatttttttttgtaaattctcaCTTTGCGGTAGACCTGCAGCCGGATCTGCATCAACAGCTCCCTGTGATGATACAGAAGCATGTCGTGATGCTGGTGTCGATCCAGTGCGTGATCCCGGTCCTGAGATAGATCCCTGTCGTGATTTGCTTTTACGAAAACTCGGTGGTATCCAATCAAGTGGCAAGGTTACGGGCACCTTTTCCCCGTTCATGGCTTTATCGCAGAGGAACATAGCTAAAATGAACTCATCGCAACTTAAACGTCCATCTGAATCTAAATCAGATAGTGTCCAAATCTGCGCAAGTGTAGCTTGTGGCAATTTGCTTTGTACGAGTATGCTACGTGCTTGAGCACCAGTCAAAAAGCCAGAACGTGTGCGATCAGTTGCATTGAAGACTTGTGTGTACTTTCGTTTGGCTGGACCTTTAACAGCCCATTCACTTTGGCTGTTAAGTATATATAAACATTATTATTATAACAAGCACTTCTAACACGTATGCAATTTTTTTACTCACGGCGATTCTATGGATGGCGCACGTTCTGAAATTGACATATGACGGCTGGGTGGGTTGCTTTGTGGTGGTGTAGGCGTAGCCGCTACCTTGGCGACCTCGCCAGTATTGGGTGGTGAAACAACTTTGCCACTTGGTAAAACACCAGCTGATACCCCCGCTACACCTGGAATAATTGTCGGCGGTACTACACCGCTTGCGCCAATAACTGGCATCGGTACCATGCCAGGTACTGGTACGCCACCTGTTACTGGTGGTACCATCCCTGGCATTATTCCAGCGGTTGAAACTCCAGGAACCATTCCCACGGTAGGAACAGCGCCAGCACCGACTGCACCTATAGGCATCACACCTGTTGGAATGACAGCACTAGGCATAACCATTCCAGATGTGGCAGCAGCTGTTACGGGCATCTGTGCCGTTGATACGCCTGTGCCTGTAATCGTGGCTGGCAAAACTTGTGGCAGAACACCTGGTAGTGTGCCTGGAGCTATACCGGGAACAGCGGGCACTGCCCCAGGTAATGTTGATCCCGATATCGGTACGTTTGAAATTGCGCCGGGTATGGCCTTCAGGGGATCTAGTGGACTCAAACTACCCGCTCCAGTAGGTGTCAATGTTGGTGTACCTCCGACGGCTGTTAGTGATGCAAGTAGTGTAGGTGGTAACACTTTTGGTACATCCATCCCGCGAAGTTTGAGATTAATCAATTTGCAAGCGATGCTGAACTCATTTATGTTCATTTTTCCATCGGAATCAGTGTCGGCTAGTGCCCTGTaaatattcaacaaataaaataacaatgaaatatttgaaaattaagATAAGGCaggcaatttttatttatttggccAGCTGCGTTTACTGGACACAACTGATAATTCTGACCATCTCtttttaaatgtatatttgtgAGCATATTAATATATGTGCACACAgcggcgtatcggttttgactaTAGATGGGAATGAACGAACgaggaaaatgttttttttttttgttgttcaatttttttcttcttaactTAAGTTAGTGTTTCAAAATACTATGAAGACTAATTGTGCATAAATTCACAAATTCTACATTTTCTTACAGGAGTGTACGGAAGCTGACAGTTTCAAAGTGGGTAAGCCATAGGTATTTTACCGTTAGAAGTTCACATTAAATTTAAAAGATCGTTGTAATGATGTGAAGGGAAGTCGCATGGAGGGCACATATCAAGTTCGCGAAGATGATTCTATATATGTAGAGTTTGTGGCTGTTACAGTATTATGATAGAAGCTAAGCGAGCGTGACACGCGACTACCTGGTTTATTCTTCTGCAAAATGTGTGTATTTGACCTTAATGAAAGGCAGACTAGGCCTCTTTAACTACACATATAACGTTATCTAGCCATTAACAAGAGCCCTGTGACAAGTGTTGTAAATCGGAGACTAGGTCTCTCCAACTGCACAAAAAATGAGGCATCCAGCCGGCCATACAAATTATCAGTAAGGTATATTAAGTCTCTTCAATAAAAAGGCAATGATTGAGTTTGTAGATTGGAAACTAGATCTTTCCAACTACTCAAAGATCGACTGATGGTTTATAATCTTCCCACTGAGGAAAAATCGAAGTGCGATCCAGCCAAGCATGGGATTAAAATTACCGTCCACTCAAGCCAAAAACAAGTATTCGGATTTCccattatttattaataaaacgaGATGGTGGCGCAGATTGAAACTACTTCTTTCCAACCGTGTTAAGCTCaattaaattttgtgttttaattttttattttcgtttcagAACCAAGAAATCGACTTAATTTTCAAAACTGGAGCTTTGCCAAACCGTGCATTGCACCCTTTTTGCCATTTAAATTAAGCGCGAACGAGATCTCAAAGGATATCTTTCCTGAAAAGTACTGGTAGATCAGATTGTGGGTGGTGAAGTTGCAAAAGCATCCGTCGGTTTTTTCGTGAGTTCTGCGATTAGTCGCGTAGATCTAATGATGTCTccaagaaaattaaataaataaacaaatgcaaggcgcgataacctccgaagagattttaggccaagcttctatccaatttgagtcgtgctttttttaatttttcctacaaattggcgggaagagggaaatagcccaagctgcaatcgcgtTAACTttttattgacagtcaagcagcaaggCAATAGGTAataagacaataatctcgcatagcacagcatctaaattcgtgttagagtgtaagcagtccctggagagattcgggacagggagaagcatacatctatataggGTCCCAGGGCatttgggaatagatgggaatgaaaaagctgatgaactagctaaaaagggcgcataccttgaagaatttctagaaaatagcaacgatatagctaatgtcttgaattgttactttgttcagagcataatccaaatcaatgatagtattgaaaataattgaacttgttgatgaaattgaaacaaccaactcggtagcaacatttgagctcaccagtatcgagttagaagatataatgaacataacaaaatcatttaaaaacaaatatggcggtaaaaacctattgtcagagggtgttatcaaggactctatggtgtacattgcacacttatataaggacattataaacgaatcgtttgatagtggaagatatccacaataataccagcggaaaaagtaaaaaatacaatgaaacatGTTACATAACTGCTTCTgttgggagaggaggagtggcggctcggcatggctgtagcccggctgaggctcgtcggcttaggGGCGCGGTTCTTGCAACGTCTCCTTcccacagttacatagcaaaaaggGTTCATGCCTAGATGTGCGTGTTTGTGCAAAAAAAAAGGAAGAGATAGGAGAGAAAAAGCGGAATAAATGACTAGTCCTTGTCAGgtgtggagccttcccaccccttctGTTCACAAAAGAGTGAACGGCCTTGGACTCCACTATGGCTCCGTCATCCGAGTGGAGTCCCCTATTTCCTGACATCGTCCGTCACTAAGTCTTCAGTCCCTGTCCATCACTCCTACAACAATCTCAACTCACCTtcaggtgttgcccttgtggcagTTATGTAACAAACCTGACGAGCTGCGTCCGATTAATACCCTacctattgatgaaaaaattatggaaacagtggtgaaaaagcaactagtagcatacctagacgatcataatataatcataccagagcaatcaggcttcaggaaatgccactcctgcgaaacagcattgaacatggtaattgcagagtggaaagaggctgttgctgataaaaaggtagtagtatcttgcttctaagacttaaagagggcgtttgaaacaatcgatcgaaatgaattgctgaagttaatggataaaattgggatcaagggaaaagctttggaattgtttcgtagttacctgagtaacagaaagcagaggacggtaattggagacgcagtttcattggttgttgatgttaacattgggctggcacaaggctcagtacttgctccgatattgtttataatttacatcaatgatataaaaacttgcttgagaaattgtaaaataagtctttttgcggatgatgcattagttaGCATTAGTAACAAAAATGTAGATTGCGCTGTCATGAAAATACAAGAAGAGTTAAACAATTTATATAAGTGGCTGTGCAGTagaaagctaaaacttaatattgataaaactaagtatatgatatttaacaagaaccataataacttaatccaatctagtctgaaaataaaaaccaatgcaattgaaagagtagatcaaatgaagtacctaggtgtaataattgatgagaaactaagtttcacagaacatataattcatttagaga
The DNA window shown above is from Eurosta solidaginis isolate ZX-2024a chromosome 2, ASM4086904v1, whole genome shotgun sequence and carries:
- the Dap160 gene encoding intersectin-1 isoform X4, which encodes MNPTTDPWVITQREKLKYHEQFKALQPQGGFVTGAQAKGFFLQSQLPPLILGQIWALADTDSDGKMNINEFSIACKLINLKLRGMDVPKVLPPTLLASLTAVGGTPTLTPTGAGSLSPLDPLKAIPGAISNVPISGSTLPGAVPAVPGIAPGTLPGVLPQVLPATITGTGVSTAQMPVTAAATSGMVMPSAVIPTGVMPIGAVGAGAVPTVGMVPGVSTAGIMPGMVPPVTGGVPVPGMVPMPVIGASGVVPPTIIPGVAGVSAGVLPSGKVVSPPNTGEVAKVAATPTPPQSNPPSRHMSISERAPSIESPQSEWAVKGPAKRKYTQVFNATDRTRSGFLTGAQARSILVQSKLPQATLAQIWTLSDLDSDGRLSCDEFILAMFLCDKAMNGEKVPVTLPLDWIPPSFRKSKSRQGSISGPGSRTGSTPASRHASVSSQGAVDADPAAGLPQTTFEDKRKENFDKGQAELDRRRKLLQDQQRKEKEERERKEREEAEKREKARLEAERKQQEELERQLQKQRELEMEKEEQRKRELEAKEAARKELEKQRQMEWEQARIAEMNAQKQREQERVLKQKAHNTQLNVELSTLNEKIKDLSQKICDTRAGVTNVKTIIDGMRSQRDTSMADMSHLKARIKEQNAKLLQLTQERAKWDVKSKSGALTDAAQQEQLNAAFANKQLIIKQLKDKVENIRKEIDSKKEDINSNDVQVTEVKAELSALITKCEELYADYDTQRTQVLELKYNKKNDNVSSTTSAWDSGSSAWGTSVDQYALSNDSSALTDTTATTAAVDMAGPAPEGFVKYRAVYEFTARNQDEITFVPGDIILVPLEQNAEPGWLAGEINGHTGWFPETYVEKMEDEYATATADTSAITASVAGTDAEISDYAAVYPYNDNSQILAADAHNGEVEYYIAAYPYQSSEVGDLSFNAGEMVMVIKKEGDWWTGTIGARTGMFPSNYVQKADVGTTAAVDTDITTELSGAFDDGKVMDMAKNQKPIGWLWYGYGTINRLH
- the Dap160 gene encoding intersectin-1 isoform X3, whose protein sequence is MNPTTDPWVITQREKLKYHEQFKALQPQGGFVTGAQAKGFFLQSQLPPLILGQIWALADTDSDGKMNINEFSIACKLINLKLRGMDVPKVLPPTLLASLTAVGGTPTLTPTGAGSLSPLDPLKAIPGAISNVPISGSTLPGAVPAVPGIAPGTLPGVLPQVLPATITGTGVSTAQMPVTAAATSGMVMPSAVIPTGVMPIGAVGAGAVPTVGMVPGVSTAGIMPGMVPPVTGGVPVPGMVPMPVIGASGVVPPTIIPGVAGVSAGVLPSGKVVSPPNTGEVAKVAATPTPPQSNPPSRHMSISERAPSIESPQSEWAVKGPAKRKYTQVFNATDRTRSGFLTGAQARSILVQSKLPQATLAQIWTLSDLDSDGRLSCDEFILAMFLCDKAMNGEKVPVTLPLDWIPPSFRKSKSRQGSISGPGSRTGSTPASRHASVSSQGAVDADPAAGLPQTTFEDKRKENFDKGQAELDRRRKLLQDQQRKEKEERERKEREEAEKREKARLEAERKQQEELERQLQKQRELEMEKEEQRKRELEAKEAARKELEKQRQMEWEQARIAEMNAQKQREQERVLKQKAHNTQLNVELSTLNEKIKDLSQKICDTRAGVTNVKTIIDGMRSQRDTSMADMSHLKARIKEQNAKLLQLTQERAKWDVKSKSGALTDAAQQEQLNAAFANKQLIIKQLKDKVENIRKEIDSKKEDINSNDVQVTEVKAELSALITKCEELYADYDTQRTQVLELKYNKKNDNVSSTTSAWDSGSSAWGTSVDQYALSNDSSALTDTTATTAAVDMAGPAPEGFVKYRAVYEFTARNQDEITFVPGDIILVPLEQNAEPGWLAGEINGHTGWFPETYVEKMEDEYATATADTSAITASVAGTDAEISDYAAVYPYNDNSQILAADAHNGEVEYYIAAYPYQSSEVGDLSFNAGEMVMVIKKEGDWWTGTIGARTGMFPSNYVQKADVGTTAAVDTDITTELSGAFDDGKGMRAKRSEIAQVIAPYEATSPEQLSLTRGQLIMIRKKTDSGWWEGELQAKGRRRQIGWFPATYVKVLQGGRNSGRNTPVSGSRIEMTEQILDKVIALYPYKAQNDDELSFEKDDIISVLGRDEPEWWRGELNGLSGLFPSNYVGPFVTSGKKAANKSSK
- the Dap160 gene encoding intersectin-1 isoform X2, which encodes MNPTTDPWVITQREKLKYHEQFKALQPQGGFVTGAQAKGFFLQSQLPPLILGQIWALADTDSDGKMNINEFSIACKLINLKLRGMDVPKVLPPTLLASLTAVGGTPTLTPTGAGSLSPLDPLKAIPGAISNVPISGSTLPGAVPAVPGIAPGTLPGVLPQVLPATITGTGVSTAQMPVTAAATSGMVMPSAVIPTGVMPIGAVGAGAVPTVGMVPGVSTAGIMPGMVPPVTGGVPVPGMVPMPVIGASGVVPPTIIPGVAGVSAGVLPSGKVVSPPNTGEVAKVAATPTPPQSNPPSRHMSISERAPSIESPQSEWAVKGPAKRKYTQVFNATDRTRSGFLTGAQARSILVQSKLPQATLAQIWTLSDLDSDGRLSCDEFILAMFLCDKAMNGEKVPVTLPLDWIPPSFRKSKSRQGSISGPGSRTGSTPASRHASVSSQGAVDADPAAGLPQTTFEDKRKENFDKGQAELDRRRKLLQDQQRKEKEERERKEREEAEKREKARLEAERKQQEELERQLQKQRELEMEKEEQRKRELEAKEAARKELEKQRQMEWEQARIAEMNAQKQREQERVLKQKAHNTQLNVELSTLNEKIKDLSQKICDTRAGVTNVKTIIDGMRSQRDTSMADMSHLKARIKEQNAKLLQLTQERAKWDVKSKSGALTDAAQQEQLNAAFANKQLIIKQLKDKVENIRKEIDSKKEDINSNDVQVTEVKAELSALITKCEELYADYDTQRTQVLELKYNKKNDNVSSTTSAWDSGSSAWGTSVDQYALSNDSSALTDTTATTAAVDMAGPAPEGFVKYRAVYEFTARNQDEITFVPGDIILVPLEQNAEPGWLAGEINGHTGWFPETYVEKMEDEYATATADTSAITASVAGTDAEISDYAAVYPYNDNSQILAADAHNGEVEYYIAAYPYQSSEVGDLSFNAGEMVMVIKKEGDWWTGTIGARTGMFPSNYVQKADVGTTAAVDTDITTELSGAFDDGKENGNADFSTSNNVITATTSHDQITSNDTTVIATQQQEQQKRISDISAEMQAFEHHSTTVKSSAVAAHDETRTNEDLDTEVSQINTQSKSQNETAESYSRPMSRTSSMTPGMRAKRSEIAQVIAPYEATSPEQLSLTRGQLIMIRKKTDSGWWEGELQAKGRRRQIGWFPATYVKVLQGGRNSGRNTPVSGSRIEMTEQILDKVIALYPYKAQNDDELSFEKDDIISVLGRDEPEWWRGELNGLSGLFPSNYVGPFVTSGNV
- the Dap160 gene encoding intersectin-1 isoform X1; protein product: MNPTTDPWVITQREKLKYHEQFKALQPQGGFVTGAQAKGFFLQSQLPPLILGQIWALADTDSDGKMNINEFSIACKLINLKLRGMDVPKVLPPTLLASLTAVGGTPTLTPTGAGSLSPLDPLKAIPGAISNVPISGSTLPGAVPAVPGIAPGTLPGVLPQVLPATITGTGVSTAQMPVTAAATSGMVMPSAVIPTGVMPIGAVGAGAVPTVGMVPGVSTAGIMPGMVPPVTGGVPVPGMVPMPVIGASGVVPPTIIPGVAGVSAGVLPSGKVVSPPNTGEVAKVAATPTPPQSNPPSRHMSISERAPSIESPQSEWAVKGPAKRKYTQVFNATDRTRSGFLTGAQARSILVQSKLPQATLAQIWTLSDLDSDGRLSCDEFILAMFLCDKAMNGEKVPVTLPLDWIPPSFRKSKSRQGSISGPGSRTGSTPASRHASVSSQGAVDADPAAGLPQTTFEDKRKENFDKGQAELDRRRKLLQDQQRKEKEERERKEREEAEKREKARLEAERKQQEELERQLQKQRELEMEKEEQRKRELEAKEAARKELEKQRQMEWEQARIAEMNAQKQREQERVLKQKAHNTQLNVELSTLNEKIKDLSQKICDTRAGVTNVKTIIDGMRSQRDTSMADMSHLKARIKEQNAKLLQLTQERAKWDVKSKSGALTDAAQQEQLNAAFANKQLIIKQLKDKVENIRKEIDSKKEDINSNDVQVTEVKAELSALITKCEELYADYDTQRTQVLELKYNKKNDNVSSTTSAWDSGSSAWGTSVDQYALSNDSSALTDTTATTAAVDMAGPAPEGFVKYRAVYEFTARNQDEITFVPGDIILVPLEQNAEPGWLAGEINGHTGWFPETYVEKMEDEYATATADTSAITASVAGTDAEISDYAAVYPYNDNSQILAADAHNGEVEYYIAAYPYQSSEVGDLSFNAGEMVMVIKKEGDWWTGTIGARTGMFPSNYVQKADVGTTAAVDTDITTELSGAFDDGKENGNADFSTSNNVITATTSHDQITSNDTTVIATQQQEQQKRISDISAEMQAFEHHSTTVKSSAVAAHDETRTNEDLDTEVSQINTQSKSQNETAESYSRPMSRTSSMTPGMRAKRSEIAQVIAPYEATSPEQLSLTRGQLIMIRKKTDSGWWEGELQAKGRRRQIGWFPATYVKVLQGGRNSGRNTPVSGSRIEMTEQILDKVIALYPYKAQNDDELSFEKDDIISVLGRDEPEWWRGELNGLSGLFPSNYVGPFVTSGKKAANKSSK